The proteins below are encoded in one region of Sphingobacterium sp. R2:
- a CDS encoding dipeptidase yields MIKSLMLLGLAMTAGNTIGYCQDYKQLHRDLVVVDGHNDVIYESIFQGKDIGQRLKTGATDLPRLREGGVDVQVFAVWSDDAKWKTGAFKHANDQIDALEKMIAANTDKISLAKSSRDIDSILKTGKIAALIGVEGGNMIEESLDNLERLYARGAKYLTLTWNYNLSWASCAAMESDDMDSKDKGLTEKGRTVIRKMNELGMMVDLSHGGEQTFYDVLAVSTKPILVSHSNAYELCPHFRNLKDAQLEALKSNGGVVGVNFYSGFLDPAYDARLTNLYRSKFGDHGTSKLSTWSMYEKLPKELQRQADAPLSKLLDHIDYLVKKVGIDHVAVGSDFDGIESSPQGLEDVSKFSLLTKALLERGYSHVDIAKIMGQNFLRILKENEE; encoded by the coding sequence ATGATCAAGAGCCTCATGTTGCTAGGGCTAGCTATGACAGCAGGGAATACGATTGGATATTGCCAAGACTATAAGCAGCTTCATCGCGATCTGGTGGTCGTAGATGGACACAATGATGTGATCTATGAATCCATTTTTCAGGGGAAAGATATTGGCCAACGGTTAAAGACAGGTGCTACTGATTTGCCGCGGTTGCGGGAAGGTGGTGTCGATGTGCAGGTATTTGCGGTATGGTCCGATGATGCAAAATGGAAAACTGGCGCATTCAAGCACGCAAATGACCAAATAGATGCCTTGGAAAAAATGATTGCGGCAAATACCGATAAAATAAGTCTGGCAAAGTCATCACGAGATATCGATTCGATATTAAAAACAGGGAAAATTGCCGCTTTGATCGGTGTGGAAGGTGGAAATATGATTGAAGAAAGTCTTGATAATCTTGAGCGATTGTATGCCCGTGGTGCCAAATATTTAACCTTGACCTGGAACTATAATTTGTCTTGGGCAAGTTGTGCCGCGATGGAATCGGATGATATGGATTCTAAAGATAAAGGGTTGACGGAGAAAGGTCGAACAGTTATCCGCAAGATGAACGAACTGGGCATGATGGTTGATTTGTCCCATGGTGGCGAACAGACCTTTTATGACGTGCTTGCGGTATCGACGAAACCAATCTTGGTTTCCCATAGTAATGCCTATGAATTATGTCCACATTTCCGAAACCTGAAAGATGCACAATTGGAGGCGCTGAAAAGCAATGGGGGTGTGGTTGGTGTAAATTTTTATTCGGGTTTTTTGGATCCTGCCTATGATGCGAGGCTTACGAATTTATATCGAAGTAAATTTGGTGATCATGGGACATCAAAACTGAGTACTTGGTCTATGTATGAAAAGTTGCCAAAGGAGCTTCAGCGACAGGCGGATGCTCCATTGTCGAAATTATTGGATCATATCGATTATCTGGTCAAAAAAGTTGGTATTGATCACGTTGCGGTAGGCTCAGACTTCGATGGCATAGAATCCTCACCGCAAGGTCTGGAAGATGTTTCTAAGTTTTCGCTATTGACTAAAGCACTGCTGGAGCGAGGGTATTCACATGTGGATATAGCGAAGATCATGGGACAAAATTTCTTGCGGATCTTAAAAGAAAATGAAGAATAA
- the radA gene encoding DNA repair protein RadA: MAKSKSAYFCQNCGYESPKWMGQCPSCKQWNSFVEEVVEKGSSKVPEWRSSTTGGNTKRANKAAIIHEIVYQDESRISTPDQEFNRVLGGGIVPGSLVLIGGEPGIGKSTLMLQLALSIPQVKTLYISGEESEQQIKMRAERLSQSSKANCYILTETSTQNIFKQIETVQPNVIVIDSIQTLHSAQIESAPGSVSQVRECTAELLRFAKETSTPVFIVGHITKDGSIAGPKVLEHMVDTVLQFEGDRHHVYRILRAVKNRFGSASELGIYEMQGSGLREVSNPSEIMISQRDEPVSGVSIASMLEGMRPMMIEVQALVSNSAFGTAQRSSTGYDTKRLNMLLAVLEKRFGFRLSAQDVFLNIAGGLRVEDPAIDLAVVVAIISSQQDIPIRSNLTFAGEVGLSGEIRAVNRIEQRIQEAEKLGFDGIFISKFNTKGLDAKKYNIAIRPVAKLEDIFSALFG; encoded by the coding sequence ATGGCAAAATCAAAATCAGCATACTTCTGTCAAAACTGTGGCTATGAATCTCCCAAATGGATGGGACAATGTCCTTCCTGTAAGCAATGGAATAGCTTTGTTGAAGAAGTGGTCGAAAAAGGGAGTTCAAAAGTCCCCGAATGGCGTAGTTCTACAACTGGTGGCAATACGAAAAGGGCCAATAAAGCAGCTATTATTCACGAAATTGTTTACCAAGATGAGTCTCGAATATCCACGCCTGATCAGGAGTTTAACCGGGTTCTTGGCGGAGGCATTGTTCCGGGGTCACTGGTGCTTATCGGTGGAGAACCTGGGATTGGAAAGTCAACGTTAATGTTACAGTTGGCTTTATCTATTCCACAAGTCAAGACACTTTATATTTCTGGGGAGGAAAGTGAGCAGCAGATCAAGATGCGGGCCGAGCGATTATCACAATCATCCAAAGCGAATTGCTATATCCTGACGGAAACATCCACGCAAAATATTTTTAAGCAGATCGAGACGGTACAGCCCAATGTCATTGTTATTGACTCGATACAGACATTACATTCCGCACAGATTGAATCCGCTCCGGGTTCGGTTTCTCAGGTTCGCGAATGTACCGCAGAATTGTTGCGGTTTGCCAAGGAGACGAGCACTCCCGTCTTTATTGTGGGCCATATCACCAAAGATGGATCGATTGCTGGTCCCAAGGTTTTAGAGCATATGGTGGATACCGTTCTCCAATTTGAAGGCGATCGTCACCATGTCTATCGAATTTTGCGCGCCGTAAAAAATCGCTTTGGATCTGCTTCAGAACTGGGAATTTATGAAATGCAGGGGTCGGGGTTGCGGGAAGTGTCCAATCCTTCGGAGATTATGATTTCGCAACGCGACGAACCGGTTAGTGGAGTTTCCATTGCATCCATGCTCGAAGGGATGCGGCCGATGATGATCGAGGTTCAGGCACTGGTCAGTAACTCCGCATTTGGTACAGCACAACGCTCTTCCACAGGGTACGACACGAAACGGTTAAATATGCTGCTGGCTGTTTTGGAGAAACGCTTTGGCTTTAGGCTGAGCGCACAGGATGTATTCCTGAATATCGCCGGTGGACTGCGTGTTGAAGATCCTGCAATCGATCTAGCCGTAGTCGTAGCGATTATTTCTTCACAGCAAGATATACCTATTCGCTCCAATCTGACTTTTGCAGGTGAGGTTGGCTTATCGGGCGAGATCAGGGCTGTAAATCGAATTGAACAAAGAATACAAGAGGCTGAAAAGTTGGGTTTTGATGGTATATTTATTTCTAAATTCAATACCAAAGGCCTCGATGCGAAAAAATATAATATTGCTATTCGGCCTGTCGCCAAGTTAGAGGATATATTCAGTGCCTTGTTTGGTTAG
- a CDS encoding peroxiredoxin, with translation MIKYITLLFLMLPFFGSAQKKELTKEEYIARVKAAPDSISTLVDLRRVGGYDPVYTELQALYNSLSNTVKNSSEGKEFQEYLNTLETVQIGKIAPAFTQNDTSGNPVKLSDFKGRYVLLDFWASWCPDCRVESPDLVKTYQQFKGENFEILGISFDKDRNSWIKAIHADKLHWRHVSDLKRWQNDVGTLYGVKSIPQNVLIDPNGKIVAKNLHGDALRAKLKEVLKK, from the coding sequence ATGATAAAATACATCACACTACTTTTTTTGATGCTGCCATTCTTCGGATCAGCGCAAAAAAAGGAACTTACCAAAGAAGAGTATATCGCTCGTGTTAAGGCTGCGCCCGATTCTATTTCAACCCTGGTTGACTTGCGTAGAGTCGGAGGTTATGATCCTGTTTACACAGAGCTGCAGGCACTTTATAATTCTTTGAGTAATACTGTAAAAAACTCAAGTGAAGGGAAAGAGTTTCAAGAGTATTTAAATACGTTAGAAACGGTGCAAATTGGAAAAATAGCACCAGCATTTACCCAAAATGACACCAGTGGAAACCCTGTCAAACTTTCGGATTTTAAAGGGAGATATGTGCTTCTTGATTTTTGGGCATCCTGGTGTCCCGACTGTCGAGTAGAAAGTCCAGATCTTGTAAAAACATACCAACAATTCAAAGGTGAAAACTTTGAAATATTGGGAATATCCTTTGATAAGGACCGCAACTCCTGGATTAAGGCCATTCATGCTGATAAACTACACTGGAGACATGTTTCGGATCTAAAACGTTGGCAGAATGATGTCGGAACATTATACGGTGTAAAATCTATTCCCCAGAATGTATTGATCGATCCCAATGGAAAAATCGTTGCGAAAAATTTACACGGTGATGCCTTACGTGCAAAATTGAAAGAAGTATTGAAAAAGTAA
- a CDS encoding methionine aminotransferase, with amino-acid sequence MNFNLSSKLPHVGTTIFTQMTMLANAHQALNLSQGFPDFEADPRLVKLVTEAMQNGYNQYAPMIGVQSLRDAIVKKYDQIYNIEVDATEELTITSGGTQAIFTAIATVVRPEDEVIIFEPAYDCYAPTVELFGGRVVPVRLLAPDFRIDWDYVATLMNSKTRLIIINNPNNPTGKVLGKEELIKLGALLEGTRILLLSDEVYEHIVFDGASSQSVLEIPTLRERSFVVASFGKLLHTTGWKIGYCVAPPQLTHEFIKVHQFNVFSVNAPMQFAIAEYLEDISYVKGLSSFFERKRNLLKDGLKGSRFTILPCEGTYFLNINYSGISNEKEFEFACSLTTQHKIATIPLSAFYKEVTNQQVLRICFAKKDETLAKAIEILNQI; translated from the coding sequence ATGAACTTCAACCTAAGCTCTAAACTTCCCCATGTCGGTACGACGATTTTTACCCAAATGACCATGCTGGCCAATGCGCATCAGGCCTTAAATCTTTCCCAGGGTTTTCCCGATTTTGAGGCTGATCCGAGATTGGTAAAATTGGTTACTGAGGCGATGCAAAATGGATACAACCAATATGCACCAATGATCGGAGTACAGTCCCTACGCGATGCAATCGTCAAAAAATACGATCAGATTTATAACATTGAAGTCGATGCAACGGAAGAATTAACCATTACCTCAGGGGGGACGCAAGCCATTTTTACGGCTATTGCTACCGTAGTTAGACCAGAGGATGAGGTTATTATCTTTGAACCTGCATACGATTGCTATGCACCAACAGTCGAATTGTTTGGCGGTAGGGTTGTGCCCGTCCGATTATTGGCGCCCGATTTTCGGATTGACTGGGATTATGTCGCAACTTTAATGAACAGCAAAACGCGGCTTATCATTATCAATAATCCGAATAATCCAACGGGGAAAGTATTGGGTAAAGAAGAACTGATTAAGTTGGGCGCTCTGTTGGAGGGGACTAGGATCCTATTGCTTAGCGATGAAGTATACGAGCATATTGTGTTTGACGGGGCATCTTCGCAGTCGGTACTGGAAATACCTACTTTACGTGAACGCAGTTTTGTTGTCGCCTCATTCGGAAAGTTGTTGCATACTACTGGCTGGAAAATTGGCTATTGTGTTGCGCCACCGCAGCTGACGCATGAATTTATAAAGGTCCACCAATTTAATGTTTTTAGTGTAAATGCACCCATGCAGTTTGCTATTGCTGAATATCTGGAAGACATTAGTTATGTCAAGGGACTATCCAGCTTTTTTGAGCGTAAAAGAAATTTACTGAAAGATGGGCTAAAGGGGTCGCGCTTTACAATTCTTCCGTGTGAAGGGACTTATTTCTTGAATATAAATTATAGCGGTATTAGCAATGAAAAGGAATTTGAATTTGCTTGCTCCTTAACAACACAACATAAGATAGCGACAATTCCCCTGTCTGCATTCTATAAAGAAGTTACAAATCAGCAGGTTTTGCGCATTTGTTTTGCGAAGAAAGATGAAACATTAGCAAAAGCGATCGAGATTTTGAATCAAATTTAA
- the nagB gene encoding glucosamine-6-phosphate deaminase → MARLNLLEETRFEKVPVSVYPDQNSASKNVANRIAEIIRAKQEKGEKAVLGLATGATPVKVYQELIRLHKEEGLSFKNVITFNLDEYYPMQPDADQSYVTFMNKNLFDHVDIDPANVNIPDGTLAPDKVNAFCAAYEQKITAAGGLDIQLLGIGRTGHIGFNEPGSAPNSGTRVVTLDDLTRRDASRAFGGKENVPTKAITMGVGTIFKAREIILMAWTETKAEIIKKAVEGEISAEIPATYLQLSDHVEFVLDEAAASLLTRFDLPWLAEDVTWTPSLIKKAVVWLALEIKKPILKLTDEDYNAHGMAKLVTETGPAYNINIRIFNELQHTITGWPGGKPNVDDSQRPERANPAKKNVIVFSPHPDDDVISMGGTFIRLADQGHNVHVAYQTCGNTAVWDDDVVRYLEFAEDLAKQIGADSEAVQIGRIYDEERAIFATKKPNQIDTELVRKIKALIRKGEAIAGARLVGLPDENIHFQDLPFYDRQKFSKNVSFEDDIQQTMELLRHVKPHQVFAAGDFADPHGTHKVCFDILFEALNRLSKTDEWTKDCWLWLYRGAWHEYPIHEIQMAVPLSPQEVYRKRLAIFKHQSQKDLPVFPGDDPREFWVRAEDRTSETAALYDQLGLANYEAIEAFVRWKFD, encoded by the coding sequence ATGGCTAGATTAAATTTATTGGAAGAGACACGCTTCGAAAAAGTCCCTGTGAGCGTCTATCCAGATCAAAATTCAGCTTCGAAAAACGTTGCAAATCGTATAGCTGAAATTATTCGTGCAAAGCAAGAGAAAGGTGAGAAGGCTGTTTTAGGCCTTGCTACTGGTGCCACACCGGTAAAGGTTTACCAAGAACTGATTCGCTTGCATAAAGAAGAAGGTTTAAGCTTTAAGAACGTGATTACCTTCAATCTTGACGAATACTATCCTATGCAACCTGATGCCGATCAGAGCTATGTTACCTTTATGAACAAAAACTTGTTCGACCACGTAGATATCGATCCGGCAAATGTAAATATTCCAGATGGTACCTTAGCGCCTGATAAAGTAAATGCTTTCTGTGCGGCTTACGAGCAGAAGATTACAGCGGCAGGAGGTTTAGATATTCAGTTATTAGGTATCGGCCGTACAGGCCACATCGGGTTCAATGAACCAGGCTCTGCGCCTAATTCAGGCACACGTGTGGTCACCTTGGATGATTTGACTCGTCGTGATGCTTCCCGTGCTTTTGGTGGAAAAGAAAATGTACCAACAAAAGCAATTACCATGGGAGTCGGTACAATCTTCAAGGCAAGAGAAATCATTTTAATGGCTTGGACCGAAACAAAAGCTGAGATCATTAAAAAAGCCGTTGAAGGTGAAATCTCCGCAGAGATTCCTGCAACTTATCTTCAATTGTCCGACCATGTTGAATTTGTATTGGATGAAGCCGCAGCTTCGTTGCTGACACGTTTTGATCTTCCTTGGTTGGCAGAAGACGTTACTTGGACGCCTTCGCTCATTAAGAAAGCTGTTGTTTGGTTAGCGTTAGAAATCAAGAAACCCATCTTGAAACTTACTGATGAGGATTACAATGCACATGGTATGGCGAAGTTGGTTACAGAGACTGGCCCTGCTTATAATATTAATATCCGTATATTTAATGAACTTCAGCATACGATCACTGGATGGCCCGGAGGTAAACCCAATGTCGACGACTCCCAACGTCCTGAGCGTGCCAATCCAGCTAAGAAAAATGTGATTGTATTTTCTCCGCACCCTGATGATGATGTGATCTCCATGGGAGGAACATTTATTCGTCTGGCAGATCAAGGACACAATGTCCATGTTGCCTATCAGACCTGTGGTAACACCGCTGTTTGGGACGATGATGTGGTACGTTATCTGGAGTTTGCCGAAGATCTCGCTAAACAGATCGGAGCCGACTCAGAGGCTGTTCAGATTGGCCGGATTTACGATGAGGAGCGAGCAATTTTTGCAACAAAAAAACCGAATCAGATCGACACCGAACTGGTCCGTAAAATCAAAGCATTGATTCGTAAAGGAGAGGCTATCGCGGGAGCTCGTTTGGTAGGATTGCCGGATGAAAATATCCACTTCCAGGATCTACCTTTCTATGATAGACAGAAGTTTTCGAAAAATGTATCTTTCGAAGATGATATCCAGCAGACAATGGAGTTATTGCGTCATGTAAAACCACATCAGGTATTCGCTGCAGGTGATTTTGCTGATCCGCATGGTACACATAAAGTATGTTTTGACATTTTGTTTGAAGCATTAAATAGATTGAGCAAAACAGATGAGTGGACCAAGGATTGTTGGTTGTGGTTATACCGAGGAGCATGGCATGAATATCCAATTCATGAAATCCAAATGGCCGTTCCTTTATCTCCACAAGAAGTTTATCGCAAGCGTTTGGCTATCTTTAAGCACCAGTCTCAAAAAGATTTACCTGTATTCCCAGGCGATGATCCACGTGAATTCTGGGTACGTGCGGAAGATCGTACGAGCGAAACAGCAGCTTTATACGACCAGTTGGGACTGGCGAACTACGAGGCTATTGAAGCCTTCGTAAGATGGAAATTTGATTAG
- a CDS encoding family 20 glycosylhydrolase: MTNFKKIKKPLLYAGLGFALLSQEAYAQKTGAIADQLQITWRVQEGQHISKNPVSTLILKNKGKSAVQLNDWSLWFNFIRSIDPGKVDKRFAIDHRNGDLFQVSFQKNNFVLNAQDTVHIDFITTGLVNYTDGPIGLYLKNNQTGLATNISDYSAVKTAPQSEAEKTDYFAYKYDQNKLVEGVTAQSIIPLPSHISVNINEKFNVSTGTNLFVANEFASEARFLTDFFSTYSSIKLTASTSPQRGIEIVKVNTLKPESYRLSITADGVKIEASDKAGAFYAIQSLKSLITHSQWKKATKSIALPHGNIEDSPRYGYRGFMLDAARNFHSKAEVLRILDLMAAYKLNKFHFHFIDDEGWRLEIPSLPELTAVGANRSAIFDDGKAIQPAYGSGATTKPHQFYSVTDYIEILKYAQERHIDVIPEVETPGHARAAIKAMRARFDHYSKLGDKQKAEEYLLDDAEDKSVYNSAQNWNDNVMNPALPSTYHFLSKVIDEIKAIHDQAGVPLKIIDLGGDETPSGVWEKSPKILAFMKENNIANVLDVWPLYISKINALVQEKGLTMSGWEEMGMRNKGNGMVVNADLGKSGINLNVWNNLPGQGQEDLAYRLANAGYKVVYTSAANNYLDMSWDRDFADPGHSWVGTVNLNRTYSFSPENFFINLRKDDTGKDLKTEAYTNKEQLTAEGKKNLLGIKGALWSEKVSTDQRLEEMIFPRLIAIADRAWAPEQAWEKGNSFDEATYRRSYTAFIKKLGEDELRKLDRINGGYTYRLPKIGIKKEGDQLLINTDYPGFKVYYSDNGNTPTQKSKIVNGPIPFQPGKKYVFKVYDAKGRSGDVISY, translated from the coding sequence ATGACTAATTTTAAAAAAATTAAAAAACCGCTACTCTATGCTGGACTGGGCTTTGCTTTATTAAGTCAGGAGGCCTATGCCCAAAAAACTGGAGCAATCGCAGATCAACTGCAAATCACCTGGAGGGTTCAGGAAGGACAGCATATCAGTAAAAATCCGGTATCCACCCTAATTTTAAAAAACAAAGGGAAAAGTGCTGTTCAACTTAACGATTGGAGCCTTTGGTTTAATTTTATCCGATCTATTGATCCTGGAAAAGTCGACAAACGTTTTGCGATAGACCACCGAAACGGCGATCTCTTTCAGGTCAGCTTTCAGAAAAATAATTTTGTATTAAATGCGCAAGATACAGTCCACATCGATTTTATAACGACGGGGCTAGTCAATTACACCGATGGACCCATTGGTCTATACCTAAAAAATAACCAGACTGGGCTTGCCACCAATATTTCAGATTATTCTGCTGTTAAAACTGCTCCTCAATCGGAAGCTGAAAAAACAGATTACTTCGCATATAAATACGACCAAAACAAGCTCGTAGAAGGTGTCACCGCACAAAGTATCATACCCTTACCAAGCCACATTAGTGTCAACATCAACGAAAAGTTTAATGTGTCGACAGGTACAAACCTTTTTGTAGCTAATGAATTTGCTAGCGAAGCGAGATTTTTGACAGATTTCTTTTCAACATATTCAAGTATTAAGCTAACAGCTTCAACTAGCCCGCAGCGCGGTATTGAAATCGTAAAAGTTAACACCTTAAAACCCGAATCCTATCGCTTATCGATTACCGCTGATGGTGTAAAAATAGAAGCTTCAGATAAAGCTGGTGCTTTCTATGCCATTCAATCATTAAAATCATTGATTACTCATAGTCAGTGGAAAAAAGCTACAAAATCCATTGCATTACCGCACGGCAATATTGAAGATAGCCCACGCTATGGATACCGCGGATTTATGCTGGATGCTGCCCGTAATTTTCACAGTAAGGCCGAGGTTTTAAGAATATTGGATCTCATGGCAGCTTATAAGTTGAATAAGTTCCATTTCCACTTTATTGACGACGAAGGGTGGCGACTGGAAATTCCATCCCTCCCTGAACTAACAGCTGTCGGAGCCAACCGTTCGGCTATTTTTGACGATGGTAAAGCAATACAGCCTGCTTATGGATCTGGAGCGACGACCAAGCCGCATCAATTCTACAGTGTGACTGACTATATCGAAATTTTAAAATACGCTCAGGAAAGACACATCGATGTGATCCCAGAGGTGGAAACCCCTGGCCATGCTCGTGCAGCGATCAAAGCCATGCGTGCACGCTTTGACCATTACTCGAAACTTGGCGATAAGCAAAAAGCAGAAGAATATTTACTGGATGATGCAGAAGACAAATCCGTTTACAACTCTGCACAAAACTGGAATGATAATGTTATGAATCCTGCGCTACCATCAACGTATCATTTTCTAAGCAAGGTGATCGATGAAATCAAAGCCATACACGATCAAGCTGGGGTTCCATTGAAAATTATCGATTTGGGAGGTGACGAAACGCCGAGTGGTGTTTGGGAAAAATCGCCAAAAATATTGGCTTTTATGAAGGAAAATAATATCGCAAATGTACTCGACGTATGGCCGCTGTATATTTCCAAGATTAATGCCCTAGTTCAAGAAAAAGGACTGACGATGTCGGGGTGGGAAGAGATGGGCATGCGCAACAAAGGAAATGGCATGGTTGTAAATGCGGATCTGGGAAAATCCGGCATCAATTTAAATGTATGGAACAATCTGCCCGGACAAGGACAGGAAGACCTCGCCTATCGATTGGCCAATGCAGGCTATAAAGTTGTTTATACGAGTGCAGCAAATAACTACCTGGATATGTCATGGGATCGTGACTTTGCAGATCCGGGACATAGTTGGGTAGGCACTGTCAATCTGAATAGAACTTATTCCTTCTCCCCTGAAAATTTCTTCATCAACTTAAGAAAGGATGACACAGGAAAAGATCTTAAAACAGAAGCATACACTAATAAAGAACAGCTTACAGCGGAAGGGAAGAAAAATCTCCTCGGGATCAAAGGTGCATTATGGTCAGAAAAGGTCTCTACTGACCAGCGTCTCGAAGAAATGATATTTCCACGTTTAATCGCCATCGCCGATCGCGCCTGGGCCCCAGAACAAGCCTGGGAAAAAGGAAATTCTTTTGACGAAGCTACGTATCGTAGATCGTATACTGCCTTTATCAAAAAACTGGGCGAGGATGAATTGAGAAAACTGGATAGGATAAATGGAGGCTATACCTATCGACTTCCAAAAATTGGAATTAAGAAGGAGGGCGACCAACTCCTTATCAATACCGATTACCCGGGTTTTAAAGTCTATTATAGCGACAACGGAAATACACCAACACAAAAATCCAAAATAGTGAATGGCCCTATACCATTCCAGCCTGGAAAGAAATACGTATTTAAAGTATATGATGCCAAAGGACGATCCGGCGATGTAATCAGCTACTAG
- a CDS encoding carbonic anhydrase family protein, with amino-acid sequence MKAHTYETQSTITPEKALDFLKEGNQRFVNNLKANRDLLEQVNATREGQWPFAVVLSCIDSRTSAELIFDQGLGDIFSIRIAGNFVNQDILGSMEFGCNVAGSKLVVVLGHTKCGALKGGLDAAQIEGMGMDNLNHLINHFDPIINEVIDEGEERSSKNNELLEKLNQQNIKHAIRDIRRQSSTLRKLEEEGKIKIVGANYDVETGSVSWLY; translated from the coding sequence ATGAAGGCACATACGTACGAAACACAATCGACGATTACACCAGAAAAGGCATTGGATTTCTTAAAGGAGGGAAACCAACGCTTTGTTAATAACCTGAAAGCAAACCGCGATCTTCTCGAACAGGTGAATGCTACACGCGAAGGGCAGTGGCCATTTGCTGTCGTGCTGAGTTGCATTGATAGCCGCACATCAGCAGAACTTATATTTGATCAGGGATTGGGCGATATTTTCAGTATTCGTATTGCAGGAAACTTTGTCAATCAGGATATTTTAGGTTCGATGGAATTCGGTTGCAATGTAGCGGGATCAAAACTTGTTGTTGTGCTTGGTCACACCAAATGCGGGGCATTAAAAGGAGGATTGGACGCTGCGCAGATTGAAGGAATGGGGATGGACAATCTAAACCATTTAATTAATCATTTTGATCCGATCATTAATGAAGTGATAGACGAGGGGGAAGAGCGTTCATCAAAGAATAATGAGCTGCTTGAAAAGCTCAATCAGCAGAACATTAAACATGCGATCAGAGACATCCGTAGACAAAGTTCAACTCTCCGTAAACTTGAAGAAGAGGGTAAAATTAAAATTGTCGGAGCAAACTATGATGTTGAAACCGGTAGTGTAAGTTGGTTATATTAA
- a CDS encoding nucleotide sugar dehydrogenase — protein sequence MRDFQVKKIAVIGQGYVGLPLAIAFSDFFPVIGFDINKTRIEELKQGVDRTLETDKKELARVRDLFVTSNQSKGYDASSLTADISDANVYIVTVPTPIDRYNSPDLSPVIGASKMIGELLIPGDLVIYESTVYPGCTEEECIPVLEKYSGLTFNQDFYVGYSPERINPGDKVNSLQKVVKVTSGSTPEAGLAVDSLYKKIIEAGTHLAPSIKVAEAAKVIENAQRDVNISFMNELALIFDRVGIDTQDVLDAAGTKYNFLQFKPGLVGGHCISVDPYYLAQKATQLGYHPHVILSGREVNDQIASFIASKVVKLMIQKNIKFDGAKALVLGITFKENCPDIRNSKVIDMIHDLQEFGLKVEAYDPWVNVEDVKSHFNIELLSTLPEIGDYDAVILAVGHREFLHLDLSNLKKENSVVFDIKGILDRKLVDARL from the coding sequence ATGAGAGATTTTCAGGTAAAAAAAATTGCCGTCATCGGCCAAGGATATGTTGGGTTGCCATTGGCAATAGCATTTTCCGATTTTTTCCCGGTGATTGGATTTGATATCAATAAAACACGCATTGAGGAGCTTAAGCAGGGGGTTGACCGTACATTAGAGACTGATAAGAAAGAACTAGCTCGTGTTAGAGATTTGTTTGTTACATCAAATCAAAGTAAGGGTTATGATGCGAGTAGTCTTACTGCAGATATTTCAGATGCGAATGTCTATATCGTTACAGTCCCAACTCCCATAGACCGCTATAATTCACCCGACCTATCACCAGTAATCGGAGCATCAAAAATGATTGGCGAACTGTTAATTCCTGGCGATCTTGTTATTTATGAATCGACAGTCTATCCCGGCTGTACGGAAGAGGAATGTATACCGGTTTTGGAGAAATATTCGGGATTAACATTCAATCAAGACTTTTATGTTGGTTATTCTCCTGAAAGGATTAATCCCGGCGATAAAGTTAACTCGCTTCAGAAAGTGGTAAAAGTGACTTCAGGAAGTACCCCAGAAGCAGGATTAGCCGTGGATAGCTTATATAAAAAAATTATTGAGGCCGGAACCCACTTAGCGCCCTCAATTAAGGTAGCAGAAGCTGCCAAAGTGATCGAAAATGCGCAGCGTGATGTAAATATTTCATTTATGAATGAGCTTGCTCTGATTTTTGATCGTGTAGGGATAGATACGCAGGATGTATTGGATGCGGCGGGTACCAAATATAATTTCCTCCAATTCAAGCCCGGATTAGTCGGAGGGCACTGTATATCGGTAGATCCCTATTATCTTGCTCAAAAAGCGACACAACTGGGTTATCATCCCCACGTTATATTATCTGGAAGGGAGGTCAATGATCAGATCGCTTCATTCATTGCTTCAAAAGTTGTGAAGCTGATGATTCAGAAAAACATCAAATTTGATGGAGCCAAGGCGCTGGTATTAGGTATTACATTCAAAGAGAATTGTCCTGACATAAGAAACAGTAAGGTTATTGACATGATTCACGACCTTCAGGAATTCGGCTTAAAGGTAGAAGCATATGATCCTTGGGTTAATGTGGAGGACGTAAAATCACATTTCAATATTGAATTATTATCAACTCTTCCGGAAATTGGTGATTATGATGCTGTTATACTCGCTGTAGGCCATAGAGAATTCTTACACTTAGATCTAAGCAACCTGAAAAAGGAAAATTCTGTTGTATTTGATATCAAAGGTATACTTGATCGGAAATTAGTAGATGCACGATTGTAA